The sequence TTCGGGTTACCTCAATACCCCTATTAACAGTGGTAAAAGCCGTAACCTTGGGTTTGAAACTATGCTGAACCTGGTGCCAGTCAAGAACAGGTTCTTCACCTGGGAATTTACGGCTAATACCTCTTACAACATCACCAAAGTACTCAGCATCATCACCAGCACGCCGGGTGAGCGCATTACCACCGGTACGCACGTGTTTAATGGAGAAACGAGGCATGTAGTAGGAGAGGAGATCGGGCAGATTGCCGGCTTTGGGTATGCGAGGGACGCAAAAGGACAAAGGATATTCCAGTCGAACGGCTTGCCACAGCGCACGGCCGGCTTTGTATTGTTTGGCAGCGCCCTGCCCAAATGGGTAGGTGGTTTCCTGAATACGTTCAACTACAAGGGTATTAACCTATCGGTGTTTATTGATTATAAACTGGGCAACAAAGTACTTTCCGGCACCAACTTTAATGCGGTGCGGCATGGCCTGCACAAGATGACGCTGGAAGGCCGCGTCGGTGGCGTGAAAGGAGTGGGTGTGGATGCCAACGGTAATCCCAATAATGCAGTGATGGCGGTACAAACTTATTGGGAACACCTGCGTACGCAGCAGATCGTGGAATCGGTTATTTATGACGGTGGTTACTGGAAGTTGCGCCAGCTATCGCTGGGGTATGATTTTACCAAACATATTCCTGTCAAATGGCCCATTAAAGGATTGAAGCTCGACTTCGTAGCTAATAATGTACTGATCCTCAAAAAATGGGTTGACAATATTGACCCTGAAACATTCGGCTTCGGTTCGGATAACCAGGTAGGGCTTGAATCGCCCGGTCTGCCTACCACCCGCAGCCTTGGATTGAACCTGAATATTAAATTCTAATACCTTCTGTTATGCAAAAGATATTGAAATATAGTTTACCGGTCTTATTCCTGCTCGCCACTGTTGGCTGTGATAAAGGATTGTCGGACCTGAATGTAAATAAAACCAGTCCCAAAGGACTCGACCCGGTCCTGTTGCTGAACCAGGCCATTATCAATACTTCGTTTCCCGTAAAAACACTGGTATTCGATGCAGGCATTGTGCAGCAGATGGTCACTCCCAACGGTGGCGTGCTGGCAGGCGCCAATTTCAACCAGGACAGCCGTGATGTAACCACGGCTCCCCTGTGGACGGCCTACTATCAAAGCGTGATCAAGAATACCTATGATGCCCTGACGCGTGCCAAGGACGATGCGACGAGGAGCAATATGTACAATATGATACGCATTTACCAGGCGTATGTGTTCATGATACTCACGGATGAGTATGGCGACATACCGTATACCGAAGCCGGCGCGGGATGGATGACCAAAGTAATGTTTCCCCAATACGAACGCCAGCAGGATATTTATCCGAAGCTTATACAGGAGTTAACGGAGGCGGCAGCGGCCCTGAATTCCGCAGGCACTATTGAAATCCTGGATGTATTGTATGCAGGCAGTATAGATAAATGGAAAAAGTTTGCTTATTCGCTATTGCTGCGCGCCGGTATGCGGCTGTCTAAAATAGATGCGGCCAAAGCGCAAAGCACGGTGCAGGCTGCTTTTGCAGGAGGTGTCATCACGGCCAATGCTGATAATGCCTATATACGGCATGACGCTAACTTTCAACAGCCCATTGGCGGTACGCTCAATGGCAGTGAGGCCGCGAATTTCTACCTCACCAAGCCGTTTGTGGATCAGCTCAAGAGTACCAATGATCCGCGCCTGCAAGCTATTGCCATCCGTTATGTAGGTGCTCCCAATGGCGCGGGGCAAACGGTGGCTGTAGGTTCCACTGACCCCGCCAAACAAATAGGTATGCCCATCGGCAAAGACAATGGCACGGTTGTAGCCGCTGCCACTGCCGACGGTTTGGCCAGCTTTTACGATTACAGCCAGGTAGACCGCCGCAGGATGGTGAAGACCACTTCGCCGGTATTCCTGGTCACTGCCGCACAAACCAACCTGTTGCTGGCCGAGGCCCGGTTCAGGGGATGGATCACCACCGGCAATACCGCTGCGCAATATTTTGAAGACGGGATCGAAGCCCATATGGACCAGATGGTGGTGTATGATCCCAATAGTGCGGTTGCCGGCGGC comes from Paraflavitalea devenefica and encodes:
- a CDS encoding SusD/RagB family nutrient-binding outer membrane lipoprotein, whose protein sequence is MQKILKYSLPVLFLLATVGCDKGLSDLNVNKTSPKGLDPVLLLNQAIINTSFPVKTLVFDAGIVQQMVTPNGGVLAGANFNQDSRDVTTAPLWTAYYQSVIKNTYDALTRAKDDATRSNMYNMIRIYQAYVFMILTDEYGDIPYTEAGAGWMTKVMFPQYERQQDIYPKLIQELTEAAAALNSAGTIEILDVLYAGSIDKWKKFAYSLLLRAGMRLSKIDAAKAQSTVQAAFAGGVITANADNAYIRHDANFQQPIGGTLNGSEAANFYLTKPFVDQLKSTNDPRLQAIAIRYVGAPNGAGQTVAVGSTDPAKQIGMPIGKDNGTVVAAATADGLASFYDYSQVDRRRMVKTTSPVFLVTAAQTNLLLAEARFRGWITTGNTAAQYFEDGIEAHMDQMVVYDPNSAVAGGARDIYVTNNPLTAGNELQQINTQYWIASFLNGPEAFANFRRSGFPALTPNPYGQPNNPDVPNGTFIRRLTYPTSEISVNTEHVNDAIDKQGPDKLSTRIWWDKQ